One genomic window of uncultured Erythrobacter sp. includes the following:
- a CDS encoding AAA family ATPase, with product MTEPSLRRSAEETYADELEALKRGDDRQRPANWSMSPQAVVDYVMGGTAKDGTPISAKYVGNRRLIETAVATLATDRALLLLGMPGTAKSWVSEHLTAAVSGTSNRVIQCTAGTDENQIRYGWNYAVLLAKGPSHDALVRTPLMRAMEEGTLVRLEELTRMGSDVQDTLITVLSEKMLPIPELDDATFAKPGFNVIATANNRDKGVNELSSALKRRFNVVVLPPPATIEEETAIVTKRLGDIGTSLDLPEIAPADQEIARIVMLFRELRGGQTLDGKLKLKTVSGTLSTAEAISVGINSWAEAAHFGSGAMDAQAMAANLVGAIVKDPVSDTMALQEYLENVVRKRKGWQDLYGAIRDVM from the coding sequence ATGACCGAACCGTCACTCCGCCGCTCCGCAGAGGAGACCTACGCCGACGAGCTTGAAGCCCTGAAACGCGGGGACGACCGGCAGCGGCCCGCCAACTGGAGCATGTCCCCGCAGGCAGTGGTCGACTATGTGATGGGCGGAACAGCGAAGGACGGAACGCCAATCAGCGCCAAATATGTCGGCAACCGGCGGCTCATCGAAACGGCGGTCGCGACATTGGCAACCGATCGCGCCCTATTGCTTCTCGGCATGCCGGGGACCGCGAAATCATGGGTCTCCGAACATCTTACGGCAGCTGTCTCAGGCACCTCGAACCGGGTGATTCAGTGTACCGCCGGGACCGATGAAAACCAAATCAGATATGGCTGGAACTACGCAGTCCTGCTGGCCAAGGGACCGAGCCACGATGCCTTGGTGCGAACACCCTTGATGCGGGCGATGGAGGAAGGGACACTGGTTCGGCTCGAAGAACTCACACGGATGGGTTCCGATGTGCAGGACACGCTCATCACGGTCTTGTCGGAGAAAATGCTGCCGATCCCGGAGCTGGACGATGCCACATTCGCAAAGCCGGGCTTCAACGTGATCGCCACCGCCAACAACCGTGACAAAGGCGTCAACGAGCTGTCTTCGGCGCTCAAGCGGCGCTTCAACGTGGTGGTGCTGCCGCCGCCGGCAACCATCGAGGAAGAGACCGCAATCGTCACCAAGCGCCTTGGCGATATCGGGACGAGCCTCGACCTTCCCGAGATCGCCCCAGCTGACCAAGAGATCGCCCGGATCGTGATGCTCTTTCGCGAGCTGCGCGGAGGACAGACGCTGGACGGCAAGCTCAAGCTCAAGACGGTCAGCGGCACCCTCTCGACAGCCGAGGCGATTTCGGTCGGGATCAATTCCTGGGCCGAAGCCGCACATTTCGGCAGCGGTGCGATGGACGCGCAGGCCATGGCAGCGAACCTCGTGGGTGCGATCGTCAAAGACCCGGTCAGCGACACGATGGCGCTGCAGGAATATCTCGAGAATGTCGTGCGCAAACGCAAGGGCTGGCAGGACCTCTACGGGGCTATCCGCGACGTGATGTAA
- a CDS encoding AMP-binding protein, translated as MHYDDAYQNSIDDPDGFWLDAAKALDWDNAPSEGLGADRSSWFAGGQLNLCHNAIDRHVDAGRGRDPALIYESPVTGISRTYSFSELQSEVAQAAGMLAAQGAKLGDRVIIYMPMIPQAVFAMLACARLGLVHSVVFGGFSAAELAKRIDDCAPKLVLTASCGIEGAKVIPYKPIVDDALARATKEVSALLVWQREQCSADLTSAKEKFWQDELANAEPADCVSVSADHPLYILYTSGTTGKPKGVVRETGGYGVALAWSMPNIYGARPEETYWAASDIGWVVGHSYIVYGPLLNGNATVLFEGKPVGTPDAGIFWQIVAKHQVSILFTAPTAIRAIRGADPAGDLLRNAGPDSLRALFLAGERADPDTVKWVGEQLGKPVIDHWWQTELGWPALATCIGLGSDPAPIGAAGYPVPGFAFRVLDENGSEIDPEVTGNLAIKEPLPPGSFRSLWQDEEGFRGYFTAFEGFYATGDAGVMGEDGAFRVMGRTDDIINVAGHRLSTGQIEEVVAACPCVVECAVIGGADDLKGEVPVVFYVSSGGDENDGVGEVIGAVRREISPIAAPRHVIAVKALPKTRSGKILRNLLRAIVNGWEITIPQTIENPEVVQATIDHYEAVVA; from the coding sequence ATGCACTACGATGATGCCTACCAGAACAGCATTGATGACCCCGATGGCTTCTGGCTTGATGCGGCAAAAGCGCTCGATTGGGACAATGCACCCTCGGAGGGCCTTGGCGCTGATCGCAGTAGTTGGTTCGCAGGCGGCCAGTTGAATCTGTGTCACAACGCGATTGATCGCCATGTCGATGCTGGGCGTGGCCGAGACCCTGCCCTGATCTATGAAAGCCCGGTAACCGGGATCAGCCGAACCTACTCATTCTCAGAACTCCAGAGCGAAGTCGCGCAGGCTGCTGGTATGCTCGCCGCACAAGGCGCAAAGCTGGGCGACCGGGTTATCATCTACATGCCGATGATCCCGCAAGCTGTGTTCGCCATGCTCGCTTGCGCGCGGCTAGGCTTGGTGCACTCAGTCGTGTTTGGAGGCTTCTCCGCCGCCGAGCTCGCAAAACGGATCGACGATTGCGCGCCCAAACTCGTGCTCACTGCTTCCTGCGGGATCGAAGGGGCGAAGGTCATCCCTTACAAGCCGATCGTCGACGATGCCCTGGCACGCGCGACCAAGGAGGTATCCGCCTTGCTTGTATGGCAGCGCGAGCAGTGCTCGGCTGACTTAACCTCTGCAAAGGAGAAGTTCTGGCAGGACGAATTGGCGAACGCGGAGCCTGCTGACTGCGTCTCTGTTTCTGCGGATCATCCACTCTATATTCTCTACACCTCGGGCACGACCGGCAAGCCAAAGGGTGTTGTGCGCGAAACCGGGGGATACGGCGTCGCGCTGGCTTGGAGCATGCCGAATATCTACGGCGCTAGGCCGGAAGAGACCTATTGGGCCGCATCCGACATCGGTTGGGTCGTCGGCCACAGCTACATTGTGTACGGTCCACTACTGAACGGCAACGCGACCGTCCTGTTCGAAGGGAAGCCGGTGGGTACGCCGGATGCCGGGATTTTCTGGCAGATTGTTGCCAAGCATCAGGTGTCAATCCTGTTCACGGCGCCGACCGCCATTCGCGCAATCCGCGGCGCCGATCCAGCGGGAGACCTGTTGCGGAACGCCGGGCCAGACAGCCTGCGCGCGCTCTTCCTTGCTGGCGAACGCGCCGATCCAGATACGGTCAAATGGGTCGGCGAGCAACTCGGCAAGCCCGTGATCGATCACTGGTGGCAAACCGAGCTTGGCTGGCCCGCACTGGCAACATGTATCGGGTTGGGTTCGGACCCTGCGCCTATTGGAGCTGCTGGATATCCGGTGCCGGGATTTGCCTTCCGGGTGCTCGATGAAAACGGCTCAGAGATTGATCCGGAAGTGACCGGAAATCTCGCGATCAAAGAGCCGCTTCCGCCCGGCAGCTTTCGCAGCCTGTGGCAGGATGAAGAAGGATTTCGCGGCTACTTCACTGCGTTCGAAGGGTTCTACGCGACCGGCGACGCTGGCGTGATGGGCGAAGACGGTGCCTTTCGCGTCATGGGCCGCACCGATGACATTATCAACGTTGCCGGCCACCGCCTTTCAACCGGTCAGATCGAGGAAGTCGTGGCGGCGTGCCCATGCGTTGTCGAATGCGCCGTGATTGGCGGAGCCGACGACCTCAAGGGCGAAGTGCCGGTGGTCTTCTACGTTTCATCGGGAGGCGATGAGAATGATGGCGTCGGCGAGGTGATCGGCGCTGTCCGAAGGGAAATCAGTCCGATTGCTGCTCCGCGTCATGTGATTGCAGTGAAGGCGCTTCCCAAGACGCGGTCTGGGAAGATCCTGCGCAATCTGCTTCGAGCGATAGTCAACGGTTGGGAAATCACGATCCCGCAGACGATTGAAAACCCTGAAGTCGTGCAGGCGACGATCGATCACTACGAGGCTGTTGTGGCCTGA
- a CDS encoding TonB-dependent receptor yields MGYWNGGARLPAKKSRIIAGLLTGSAIALAPGTAWAQDAEVADESASEGNQIIVTGIRSSLASALNEKRQADSLIEVIQAEDIGKLPDQNLAEVLENVTGVQITRTAGVGTNVQIRGTDDNRTEINGVGTVGSGTGRAGISFEDVNAAIIAAVEVTKAPTAATTEGSVGGTINLRTIRPLDLTERITTVRVQGEYSELSDTISPRIAGSFGQRWDAGDGEFGIVLAASYTEQEATSFRPRVDRDTLISVGESVTSTGAAGPDFEYLGIQFLNQELENFEFETINIAGSIEYAPNDSLKFYFDGFYNDQTRNQDSSRIQASGVSSLADENVPDTFETVNFGSLGGVNLGSIQAALTGAIEPNIADDDDDPNLRFSSDTGARLTESTLFRVGAEYETGRLYARVQASQTSSDTRTPQLDATLNFINPNPLALDPFLAGNGSNDNPVPFIYDLTGGALTFGVNFDSPFAPTVADLTDLSGANVVLDAVTANNSLTENEETAARIDFSLDVDDIVGFIKSVDFGYRYNQSESEFTRIRSTFGTGNLNNSPFGTEFASLLALGPDNFDDADGRALAFRNFVVVDPDQVASDLDGVFNTLQAALDGTVGGQAAIAGGGRLLSDLDPNDLGNLAASFRIEEETHALYGQANFDFGSVRGNVGLRFVDTTVSSLGNQIANGVVSQVTTSGGYTQWLPRVNVIADLTDTLAFRASWTEDLLRPDFNDLSTSISFPTGPNNAVTIGNPTLAPETVTSFDASLSWYFAPAAVLSVGFFHKERTNLFQTLTEAAVEDANGFRDITDPCEGGGIFNPIPDRNVLSDVPGNGLCVPINTTVNDPGETTQTGIEIAFQYDLSGFEDTLGFASGFGILANYTYQEFGGGEIQDTSDADSRGTEVFEASSGLTGPFTATRGLLDFSPHAYNITLFYEKYGLSARARYTWRDAFRTLDTAAGASLGSTLGFPTVTESRGQLNASITYDVTDNINIGAEGVNLTKSDITQSCVNSGGLLCFQGIPDRRITFGASVSF; encoded by the coding sequence ATGGGGTACTGGAACGGGGGCGCACGCCTGCCCGCAAAAAAATCACGCATTATTGCAGGTTTGCTGACCGGGTCGGCAATTGCACTCGCGCCTGGCACGGCGTGGGCTCAGGACGCAGAAGTTGCCGACGAGTCGGCAAGCGAAGGCAACCAGATCATCGTCACCGGCATTCGCAGTTCGCTTGCGAGCGCGCTGAATGAAAAGCGGCAGGCGGACAGTCTGATCGAAGTCATCCAGGCTGAGGACATCGGTAAGCTGCCTGACCAAAACCTCGCCGAGGTTCTTGAGAACGTCACCGGCGTTCAGATCACCAGGACCGCCGGCGTTGGTACCAATGTTCAAATCCGTGGCACCGATGATAACCGCACAGAAATCAACGGTGTTGGTACTGTCGGTTCGGGTACGGGTCGTGCCGGCATTTCGTTTGAAGACGTCAACGCCGCGATCATTGCTGCCGTTGAGGTCACCAAGGCTCCGACTGCAGCCACTACGGAAGGTTCTGTTGGTGGTACGATCAACCTTCGCACCATCCGCCCCCTCGATTTGACAGAGCGTATCACTACAGTGCGCGTTCAAGGCGAATACAGTGAGCTTTCCGACACGATCAGCCCAAGAATCGCTGGCAGCTTCGGTCAGCGATGGGACGCAGGCGACGGCGAATTCGGCATAGTTCTAGCCGCCAGTTACACTGAGCAGGAAGCGACTTCATTCCGCCCGCGCGTAGACCGTGACACGCTGATTTCGGTTGGCGAGAGCGTGACATCTACTGGCGCTGCCGGTCCAGACTTTGAATATCTCGGTATTCAGTTCCTCAATCAGGAACTGGAGAATTTCGAGTTTGAGACGATCAACATTGCCGGTTCGATTGAATACGCGCCAAACGACAGCCTGAAATTCTACTTTGATGGCTTTTACAACGATCAGACGCGAAATCAGGACAGTTCGCGCATCCAGGCCTCCGGCGTGAGTAGCTTGGCTGACGAAAACGTCCCGGATACATTTGAAACCGTCAATTTCGGTTCTTTGGGCGGCGTCAATCTGGGCAGCATCCAGGCAGCGCTAACAGGCGCAATTGAGCCGAACATCGCTGATGACGATGATGATCCTAACCTGCGCTTTTCAAGTGATACAGGCGCTCGTCTCACTGAAAGCACACTTTTCAGAGTTGGTGCAGAATACGAAACGGGCCGTCTATACGCTCGCGTTCAGGCATCACAGACAAGCTCCGACACTCGCACGCCGCAATTGGACGCGACGCTCAATTTCATCAACCCCAACCCGCTCGCGCTGGACCCGTTCCTCGCAGGCAATGGGAGCAATGATAACCCGGTTCCGTTCATCTACGACTTGACTGGTGGCGCGCTGACGTTCGGTGTGAACTTCGACTCACCGTTTGCACCAACAGTGGCTGATCTGACCGATCTTAGCGGTGCCAACGTGGTGTTGGATGCGGTTACCGCAAACAACAGTCTCACCGAGAACGAAGAAACGGCAGCTCGCATCGACTTTAGTTTGGATGTCGATGATATTGTCGGCTTCATCAAATCAGTCGATTTTGGCTATCGCTACAACCAGTCTGAATCAGAGTTCACACGGATCCGTTCAACCTTTGGTACGGGCAACCTCAACAACAGCCCGTTCGGCACCGAGTTCGCGAGCCTACTCGCTTTGGGCCCTGACAATTTCGATGATGCTGACGGAAGAGCACTCGCTTTCCGCAACTTCGTGGTCGTTGATCCAGACCAGGTGGCCAGTGATCTGGATGGAGTGTTCAACACCTTGCAGGCAGCTCTCGATGGCACAGTCGGCGGCCAGGCGGCGATTGCCGGTGGTGGCCGTTTGCTGAGTGATCTTGATCCCAATGATTTGGGCAATCTCGCGGCATCGTTCCGAATTGAGGAAGAAACCCATGCCCTCTATGGCCAAGCGAACTTCGACTTTGGCTCGGTTCGCGGCAATGTGGGCCTTCGTTTCGTCGACACGACCGTAAGTTCGCTTGGTAACCAGATCGCCAACGGTGTCGTCTCTCAGGTAACAACGTCCGGTGGCTATACGCAGTGGCTGCCGCGTGTGAACGTAATTGCTGATTTGACCGACACTTTGGCGTTCCGTGCCAGCTGGACCGAGGATCTTCTTCGCCCAGACTTCAACGATCTGTCGACTTCGATCAGTTTCCCGACCGGCCCCAACAATGCCGTGACCATTGGTAATCCGACCTTGGCACCAGAAACAGTGACCTCATTTGATGCGTCGCTGTCATGGTATTTTGCCCCGGCAGCGGTTCTGAGCGTCGGCTTCTTCCACAAGGAACGCACAAATCTGTTCCAGACACTCACCGAAGCGGCTGTCGAAGACGCAAACGGCTTCCGCGACATTACGGATCCGTGCGAAGGGGGCGGCATCTTTAACCCGATCCCTGATCGCAACGTCTTGTCGGATGTCCCGGGCAACGGCCTTTGTGTGCCAATTAACACAACGGTCAATGACCCAGGTGAAACAACTCAAACCGGTATCGAGATCGCGTTCCAGTATGATCTTTCTGGATTTGAAGATACTCTTGGATTTGCATCGGGCTTCGGCATTCTGGCCAACTATACCTACCAAGAATTCGGTGGGGGTGAAATTCAAGATACGTCCGACGCTGATAGTCGTGGTACAGAGGTCTTTGAAGCAAGTAGCGGTCTGACTGGGCCGTTCACCGCAACTCGCGGGCTCCTCGACTTCTCACCACATGCTTACAACATCACTCTGTTCTACGAGAAATATGGCCTGTCGGCTCGCGCTCGTTACACATGGCGTGATGCGTTCCGCACTCTGGATACGGCTGCTGGCGCTTCCCTCGGTAGTACCCTCGGCTTCCCAACTGTTACAGAATCTCGTGGACAGCTGAACGCTAGCATCACCTATGATGTAACCGATAATATCAACATCGGTGCCGAAGGCGTAAATCTGACGAAGTCTGACATCACGCAGTCTTGCGTCAACTCAGGTGGGCTGCTGTGCTTCCAGGGTATTCCGGATCGCCGGATTACGTTCGGTGCTTCGGTGAGTTTCTAA
- a CDS encoding DUF5691 domain-containing protein, which translates to MTPDAILGTMMQGTGRRPLKLAGELAEGMSPEDPVNAPRLMALAVQATRFDTPPKPASFDEAKPNQSAEKIVSEAARPLILRLVTGKGNPADDVAASAVARAIAAKGLRLHPFDMAKLAPFAAKHAETLGLDADQSEQAGAADCYWTGTHTLDADNWSQATPAIKSRFIAELRANDPAGARALVEEQLPLEKAPVRVRLINALATGLGSDDREFLETLTKDRAPTVKQAVTRLLARLPGTGAAAEQVEELVSRIKRGTVGLLRKRTTLKLELPATVRSPAAETDWLALNFGAVSNHALAEAFGMEPGAMLEAARDDGRLVCGIAFAACVERDWPLLSKISTNHAQDIWISFLQPGLSAFGLATDSERRDWIDAAIPRRFDPDRLDTYSLQRLFDAIEGPLPLAQARAIFDVAHRIRPDQSEALTAAIALTPAGGLTEFARILESRSPEITRRASLLAETLIRLDEGPSKL; encoded by the coding sequence ATGACACCCGATGCGATCCTTGGCACTATGATGCAGGGCACCGGGCGCCGGCCACTGAAGCTGGCAGGTGAGCTTGCAGAAGGGATGAGTCCCGAGGATCCGGTCAATGCCCCACGACTGATGGCGCTCGCTGTACAAGCAACCCGCTTTGATACGCCGCCAAAGCCCGCAAGCTTCGATGAAGCGAAACCGAACCAAAGCGCCGAGAAGATCGTATCCGAAGCGGCGCGGCCGCTGATCCTTCGTCTCGTTACCGGCAAGGGCAATCCGGCGGATGACGTCGCTGCCTCTGCTGTCGCGCGGGCGATCGCCGCAAAGGGCTTGCGTCTTCATCCCTTCGACATGGCGAAGCTCGCCCCATTCGCCGCCAAGCATGCTGAAACACTGGGGCTGGACGCAGATCAGAGTGAACAGGCTGGCGCTGCCGACTGCTATTGGACTGGCACCCATACGCTGGATGCGGATAATTGGTCGCAGGCCACACCGGCGATAAAATCCCGTTTCATCGCCGAGCTGCGAGCAAACGACCCCGCTGGGGCACGAGCGCTGGTCGAAGAGCAATTGCCGCTCGAAAAGGCGCCGGTGCGTGTCCGCCTGATCAATGCGCTTGCGACTGGGCTCGGCTCGGATGATCGCGAGTTTCTCGAAACTCTGACCAAAGATCGCGCTCCAACTGTCAAACAGGCTGTGACGCGGCTGCTTGCCCGCCTTCCAGGCACAGGCGCGGCCGCTGAGCAGGTCGAGGAGTTGGTCTCTCGCATCAAGCGTGGCACCGTCGGATTGCTTCGCAAGCGCACGACGTTGAAACTCGAATTGCCTGCCACTGTGCGTTCTCCTGCTGCCGAAACCGACTGGCTGGCGCTCAACTTCGGTGCGGTTTCGAACCACGCTCTGGCCGAAGCATTTGGCATGGAGCCGGGCGCAATGCTGGAGGCAGCGCGCGACGATGGCCGCTTGGTCTGCGGGATCGCATTTGCCGCCTGTGTCGAGCGCGACTGGCCGCTGCTCTCAAAGATTTCCACGAACCATGCGCAGGACATTTGGATCAGCTTCCTGCAGCCCGGTCTGAGTGCATTTGGCCTCGCTACCGACAGCGAGCGGCGTGATTGGATCGACGCCGCCATCCCGCGAAGGTTCGATCCCGACCGGCTAGACACCTATTCACTTCAGCGCCTCTTTGATGCAATCGAAGGCCCTTTGCCGCTTGCGCAGGCCCGCGCGATTTTCGACGTCGCGCACCGGATCAGGCCCGACCAATCCGAGGCTTTGACGGCAGCGATTGCCCTGACCCCGGCGGGCGGTCTAACCGAATTTGCCCGAATACTCGAAAGCCGATCTCCCGAAATAACGCGCCGGGCAAGCCTGCTGGCCGAAACACTCATCCGTCTGGACGAAGGACCATCCAAACTATGA
- a CDS encoding SWIM zinc finger family protein: MGFRRAEATGVHLALSLNKIERMAPDQASLTAAKKLIKPAKWPLLQEDGDGLIWGECQGSGSTPYRVAVSESDAGYKCTCPSRKFPCKHAIALMWLRADALAPFAAGTPPQWVNDWLSRRRDPAKGQTNDGKPPDKSKEGPHPSISATALEKEPDPASPEAIAKAEAQKARNRAKREKLIEGGIEAMEQWIEDQLERGLTGFDQRAVNDCDVLAKRLVDAKAGGLANRVSALPPLLFQIDEQHRPIRAARELSALYLIGQAYTRQSKLSDALKEDVRQAVGWAMTREALLAEKDHRRADGDWRVLATSDEVQADRLRRIETWLESTSEDRRKALLLDFVPVSSGASGTVFEPGEILNAELVFYPSPVPLRAQIADHRGTRTADGTWDGASASLPDGLAEWRKALAQKPWLDGFPIATNDVELRSSNGKLFVCSNDTALPIAPGFEAQAFPLTEVGKISLFGFWDGYEFEPSLAATSLGEWSVS; encoded by the coding sequence ATGGGTTTCCGCCGAGCCGAGGCAACCGGAGTTCACTTGGCCCTTTCGTTGAATAAGATTGAGCGGATGGCTCCCGATCAGGCGTCTCTCACGGCCGCCAAGAAGCTTATTAAGCCCGCAAAATGGCCGCTATTGCAAGAGGACGGCGATGGATTGATCTGGGGCGAATGCCAAGGGTCGGGCTCTACCCCTTATCGGGTCGCCGTTTCCGAATCCGATGCAGGATACAAATGCACCTGCCCCAGCCGCAAATTCCCCTGCAAGCATGCGATCGCGCTGATGTGGCTGCGCGCGGATGCGCTTGCGCCATTTGCCGCCGGAACACCGCCGCAATGGGTGAATGATTGGCTGTCTCGCAGGCGCGACCCTGCCAAAGGTCAGACAAATGACGGTAAGCCACCAGACAAATCCAAGGAGGGCCCTCACCCGTCGATCTCGGCGACGGCGCTCGAAAAGGAACCCGATCCAGCCAGCCCCGAAGCGATCGCCAAGGCGGAGGCTCAGAAAGCGCGCAACCGCGCCAAACGTGAAAAGCTCATCGAGGGCGGAATCGAGGCGATGGAGCAATGGATCGAGGATCAGCTCGAACGCGGGCTCACCGGCTTTGATCAGCGCGCGGTGAACGATTGCGACGTACTCGCCAAGCGTTTGGTAGATGCGAAGGCCGGGGGCCTTGCAAACCGCGTCTCCGCGCTACCTCCTTTGTTGTTCCAGATCGATGAGCAACACCGCCCGATACGCGCGGCGCGAGAGCTGAGCGCATTGTATCTGATCGGGCAGGCCTACACCCGGCAGTCCAAACTCTCCGACGCCTTGAAAGAGGATGTGCGTCAAGCGGTTGGTTGGGCCATGACTCGCGAGGCTTTGCTCGCCGAAAAAGATCATCGTCGCGCCGATGGCGACTGGCGCGTACTGGCGACGTCCGACGAAGTGCAGGCCGATCGATTGCGGCGAATTGAAACCTGGCTCGAAAGCACCAGCGAAGACCGGCGCAAGGCGCTACTCCTTGACTTCGTGCCTGTCAGCAGCGGCGCATCCGGCACCGTTTTCGAGCCGGGCGAAATCCTGAATGCCGAGCTGGTGTTCTACCCATCGCCGGTGCCGCTGCGCGCCCAGATTGCCGATCATCGCGGCACCCGTACCGCCGACGGGACCTGGGACGGAGCAAGCGCAAGCTTGCCCGATGGGCTGGCCGAATGGAGAAAAGCGCTTGCGCAAAAGCCTTGGCTCGATGGCTTTCCAATAGCCACGAATGACGTCGAACTGCGCAGCTCAAATGGCAAGCTGTTCGTGTGCAGCAACGACACAGCACTCCCCATTGCGCCGGGCTTTGAGGCGCAAGCTTTTCCTCTAACGGAAGTCGGCAAGATCAGCCTGTTTGGATTTTGGGACGGCTATGAGTTTGAGCCAAGTCTTGCCGCCACATCTCTGGGCGAATGGAGCGTATCATGA